The Prochlorococcus marinus str. MIT 9301 genome window below encodes:
- a CDS encoding lipid-A-disaccharide synthase-related protein, whose amino-acid sequence MSHSLLFICNGHGEDVIASEIIKRLLKIKNKNIEVLPLVGNGDVFNSIKSKNFRKIGYLKELPSGGFSNQSLKGFVLDLFAGFLIDNLRNFLLVKQKSKHNCQIIAVGDFLPLLYAWSSECDFSFIGTPKSDHTWSSGPGWDLSDFYHKLKGSEWDPWEMFLMKSPRCKNLIMRDKITASNLYKKNIDAKYLGNPMMDFVNVANDKISNIISFKRIILLIGSRYPEALKNLDNFLNCLQDFDLSKDLLILLPLSINANVIQIQNYLNKYGFKKQSKVKFLIEEDSVWKKKDKYVVIGKGKFNSWANMAEVGLSNAGTATEQIAGLGIPSLSLPGPGPQFTKSFAKRQSRLLGGSVLVCKNKKILLKRLSLLLKGKVDRLEQAKIGKKRMGEPGASKKIVDAINLHLLS is encoded by the coding sequence GTGTCTCATTCTCTATTATTCATATGCAATGGTCATGGAGAAGATGTAATCGCATCGGAAATAATAAAAAGATTACTAAAAATTAAAAATAAAAATATTGAAGTTTTACCGTTAGTAGGAAATGGAGATGTATTTAATTCCATAAAATCAAAAAATTTTCGTAAAATAGGATATTTAAAAGAGCTGCCTAGTGGAGGTTTTAGTAATCAAAGTTTGAAGGGATTTGTGCTTGATTTGTTTGCAGGATTTTTAATCGATAATTTAAGAAATTTTCTACTTGTAAAACAGAAGTCAAAACATAACTGCCAAATTATTGCAGTAGGCGATTTCTTACCGTTACTCTACGCTTGGAGTTCAGAATGCGACTTTAGTTTCATTGGAACTCCCAAAAGTGATCATACTTGGAGTAGTGGGCCAGGTTGGGATTTAAGCGATTTTTATCATAAGTTGAAAGGTTCTGAATGGGATCCATGGGAAATGTTTTTAATGAAATCTCCAAGATGTAAAAATTTAATTATGAGAGATAAAATTACAGCCAGTAATTTGTATAAAAAAAATATTGATGCAAAATACTTGGGTAATCCAATGATGGATTTTGTTAACGTAGCAAACGATAAGATATCAAATATTATTTCTTTTAAAAGGATTATTTTATTAATTGGAAGTAGATACCCTGAAGCTCTCAAAAATCTTGATAATTTTCTAAATTGTTTGCAAGATTTTGATTTATCAAAGGATTTGTTAATACTTTTGCCTTTGAGCATTAATGCGAATGTGATTCAAATTCAAAATTATTTAAATAAATATGGTTTTAAAAAACAAAGTAAAGTTAAATTTCTTATTGAAGAAGATTCAGTATGGAAGAAGAAAGATAAATATGTAGTAATTGGAAAAGGTAAATTCAATTCATGGGCTAATATGGCAGAAGTTGGCTTGTCTAATGCAGGAACTGCTACAGAGCAAATTGCTGGCCTTGGAATTCCATCTCTTTCTCTACCGGGACCTGGACCACAATTTACAAAATCATTTGCAAAAAGGCAATCAAGATTATTGGGAGGTAGTGTTCTAGTTTGCAAGAACAAAAAAATTCTTTTAAAACGTTTAAGTTTACTTTTGAAAGGAAAAGTTGATAGGTTAGAACAAGCAAAAATTGGAAAAAAAAGAATGGGGGAACCCGGAGCAAGTAAGAAAATCGTAGATGCCATAAACCTTCATTTGTTATCTTAG
- a CDS encoding heme oxygenase (biliverdin-producing) yields the protein MAVALAGQLREGTKKSHTMAENTGFVACFLKGVVEKKSYRKLISDLYFVYEAMEEEIERLVNEEHPVIKPIGFKSLFRKETLVNDLKFYFGENWKNEINISHSAKEYVERIREVAKNSPELLVGHHYTRYIGDLSGGQILKRIAKKALNLQGNDGLNFYEFELIADEKKFKEEYSLTLNQLPINQKTADQIIDEANQAFTYNMKMFKELEGNLIAVLGKIVFNYITKKVRKGSTET from the coding sequence ATGGCAGTTGCTCTTGCAGGACAATTAAGAGAAGGGACAAAAAAATCCCATACTATGGCAGAAAATACTGGCTTTGTGGCTTGTTTTTTAAAAGGAGTTGTTGAAAAAAAATCTTATAGAAAATTAATTAGCGATTTATATTTTGTTTATGAAGCTATGGAAGAAGAAATTGAAAGACTGGTCAATGAGGAACATCCCGTAATAAAACCTATAGGTTTTAAATCATTATTCAGGAAAGAAACTCTTGTAAATGATCTTAAATTTTATTTTGGTGAAAACTGGAAGAATGAAATTAATATTTCTCACTCAGCAAAAGAATATGTTGAAAGAATCCGAGAGGTCGCAAAAAATTCACCAGAGCTCTTAGTTGGTCATCACTATACTCGCTATATAGGAGATTTATCTGGGGGGCAAATCTTGAAAAGGATCGCTAAAAAAGCATTAAATTTGCAGGGAAATGATGGTTTAAATTTTTATGAGTTTGAATTAATTGCTGATGAAAAGAAATTCAAGGAAGAATATTCCCTTACTTTGAATCAACTTCCAATAAATCAAAAGACGGCTGATCAAATTATTGATGAAGCTAATCAAGCTTTTACTTACAATATGAAAATGTTTAAGGAGCTTGAAGGTAACTTGATTGCTGTTTTAGGCAAAATTGTATTTAATTACATTACAAAAAAAGTTAGGAAAGGAAGTACCGAGACCTAA
- a CDS encoding low molecular weight protein-tyrosine-phosphatase, which yields MNKISVLFVCLGNICRSPAAEAIFISLLEKKELTDGFIVDSAGTGSWHIGKKADSRMRIAAERRDINILSRARQITIEDFDKFNYILAMDDSNFRNIQNLKNSTASTGFASIKKIQDFRSVFNEQEVPDPYFGGDEGFDYVLDILEDSVTGFLGSIS from the coding sequence ATGAATAAAATTTCCGTTCTTTTTGTATGTTTGGGAAATATTTGTAGGTCTCCAGCAGCAGAAGCTATTTTTATAAGTCTACTCGAAAAGAAGGAATTAACAGATGGCTTTATTGTAGATTCTGCTGGAACTGGGAGTTGGCATATTGGAAAAAAAGCTGACTCTAGGATGAGAATTGCGGCTGAAAGAAGAGATATAAATATCCTAAGCAGGGCTCGTCAAATTACTATCGAAGATTTTGACAAATTTAACTATATTCTTGCGATGGACGATTCAAATTTTAGAAATATTCAAAATCTTAAAAATAGCACAGCTTCAACTGGCTTTGCATCAATCAAAAAAATACAAGATTTTAGATCTGTTTTTAATGAACAAGAAGTTCCTGACCCATATTTTGGAGGTGATGAGGGCTTCGATTATGTTCTTGATATTTTAGAAGACTCTGTAACCGGTTTTTTGGGAAGTATTTCTTGA
- a CDS encoding bifunctional pantoate--beta-alanine ligase/(d)CMP kinase gives MKKVIIRKTEEIENWRRNINSEINFIPTMGNLHDGHIKLISTAKNDNSNVNLVSIFINPLQFDNKLDLENYPQTIDNDIKISFSNGADAIFIPSYEDIYPPNNKNIKFLKAPKELSSALCGLNRIGHFDGVCTVVYRLLNLIKPKNLYLGEKDWQQLLILKNLVLRKNLNVAIRSIPTQRDFDGIPLSSRNVHLSKNERKLISFFSSELLEAKKIFQQDKKINLNQIIKKLSAKKISVEYLEHLHPHTLQKARPEDNISLLAGAIRCGETRLIDHVFLMKRRPIIAIDGPAGSGKSTVTKLIAKKLNLLYLDTGAMYRALSWLIIKESVDYKIEKKLQNILKDISIFFKSNTNSHQDVYVNNYCVTKEIRSQKISSIVSKISSIKEVRKFLVAEQRKIGESGGLVAEGRDIGTTVFPHAELKIFLTASIDERAKRRKYDKNSKDSQEIDLYTLKELIKKRDFEDSNREISPLIKANDAIEIITDGYTIDEVVDKIIDLYNDRIPKETEIK, from the coding sequence GTGAAGAAAGTAATCATAAGGAAAACTGAAGAAATAGAAAATTGGAGGAGAAATATAAATAGTGAAATTAACTTCATTCCAACAATGGGTAATCTTCATGATGGTCATATTAAACTAATATCAACAGCAAAAAATGACAATTCCAATGTTAATTTAGTAAGTATTTTTATTAATCCACTTCAATTTGATAACAAGTTAGATTTAGAGAATTACCCTCAAACAATTGATAATGATATAAAAATCTCCTTTTCAAATGGCGCAGATGCTATCTTCATACCAAGTTATGAAGATATATATCCACCGAATAATAAAAATATTAAATTCCTAAAAGCTCCAAAAGAACTATCTTCTGCATTATGTGGATTAAATCGAATTGGACATTTTGATGGCGTTTGTACAGTAGTTTATAGATTACTTAATCTCATAAAGCCAAAAAATCTTTACTTAGGAGAAAAAGATTGGCAACAACTTTTAATTTTAAAAAATCTAGTCCTTAGAAAAAATTTAAATGTTGCTATTAGATCCATACCTACACAAAGAGATTTTGATGGAATTCCTCTAAGTTCACGTAATGTACATTTATCAAAAAACGAAAGAAAATTGATTAGTTTTTTTTCAAGTGAGTTATTAGAAGCAAAAAAAATTTTTCAACAAGATAAAAAGATCAATTTAAACCAAATAATTAAGAAGTTATCAGCAAAAAAAATTTCAGTTGAATATTTAGAACATTTACACCCTCATACACTCCAAAAAGCAAGACCTGAGGATAATATTTCGTTATTGGCTGGTGCGATAAGATGTGGGGAGACAAGATTAATTGATCACGTTTTTTTAATGAAAAGAAGGCCTATTATTGCAATTGATGGTCCTGCAGGTTCAGGTAAAAGTACTGTAACAAAGTTAATAGCGAAGAAACTTAATCTCTTATATTTAGATACTGGCGCAATGTATAGGGCATTGAGTTGGCTTATAATAAAAGAAAGTGTTGATTATAAAATAGAAAAAAAATTGCAGAATATTCTTAAAGATATATCTATATTTTTCAAGTCGAATACAAATTCACATCAGGATGTTTATGTTAATAACTACTGTGTTACTAAAGAAATTAGGTCGCAAAAGATAAGTTCCATCGTTTCTAAAATTTCCTCAATAAAAGAAGTAAGAAAATTTTTAGTAGCCGAACAAAGAAAAATTGGAGAATCAGGCGGACTTGTAGCTGAGGGAAGAGATATAGGAACTACTGTTTTTCCTCATGCAGAACTTAAAATATTTTTAACTGCTAGCATCGATGAAAGAGCAAAAAGAAGAAAATATGATAAAAATAGTAAAGACTCACAAGAAATAGACCTTTATACGTTAAAAGAACTTATAAAGAAAAGAGATTTTGAAGATTCCAATAGGGAAATTTCTCCTCTAATAAAGGCGAATGACGCAATAGAAATTATTACGGACGGATATACAATTGATGAGGTAGTGGATAAAATTATTGACCTTTATAATGATAGGATTCCTAAAGAGACTGAGATCAAATAA
- a CDS encoding phycoerythrobilin:ferredoxin oxidoreductase: protein MLIQDTIFYRPDWRWHNFLKYLTNNLSKYNCLEKKIPSEYSYKDSTYGSKKLKKNVNLSTWGVTHKKRIQFARAVCINSPNYSVLNFLIIPNTIYNVPFFGVDFVSLPNSHLLVLDFQPSLKIQKQYNNELLEKLIKLKNHCHSSLPLAEKMSADVARFFSPGVIWSKLPKEERSDFLITNQLYTSFKEYLDLYLEILFESKEVNLELQKELINGQNEYLNYRRDNDPARPMLSSLFGKEFTESLIEEVLFTT, encoded by the coding sequence ATGTTAATACAAGATACTATTTTTTACAGGCCAGATTGGAGATGGCATAATTTTTTAAAATATTTAACAAATAATTTAAGTAAATATAACTGTTTAGAAAAAAAAATACCCTCGGAATATTCTTATAAAGATTCAACTTATGGTTCAAAAAAATTAAAAAAAAATGTGAATCTATCTACTTGGGGTGTAACGCATAAAAAAAGAATTCAATTCGCAAGGGCAGTTTGTATAAATAGTCCTAATTACTCTGTTCTAAATTTTTTAATTATTCCTAATACTATTTATAACGTCCCTTTTTTTGGAGTAGATTTTGTTTCTCTTCCTAATAGTCATTTATTAGTGTTAGATTTTCAGCCTTCATTAAAAATACAAAAACAATACAATAATGAGTTACTAGAAAAACTCATAAAACTTAAAAATCATTGTCATTCATCACTGCCACTAGCTGAAAAAATGTCTGCGGATGTAGCTAGATTTTTTTCTCCAGGCGTAATATGGTCAAAATTACCAAAAGAAGAAAGAAGTGATTTTTTAATTACTAATCAACTTTATACCTCATTTAAGGAATATCTTGATTTGTATTTGGAAATTCTTTTCGAAAGCAAAGAAGTAAATCTTGAACTGCAAAAAGAATTAATAAACGGTCAAAATGAATATTTGAATTATAGAAGAGATAACGATCCAGCAAGGCCAATGTTGTCGAGTTTGTTTGGTAAAGAATTTACTGAATCTTTAATTGAAGAAGTTTTATTTACTACTTAA
- a CDS encoding NADP-dependent isocitrate dehydrogenase, with the protein MPKFEKLTLPNEGEIITFNQGKPNVPNNPIVPFIRGDGTGVDIWPATQIVLDSAIKKSYKDERKINWFKVYAGDEACELYGTYNYLPQDTIEAIKHFGVAIKGPLTTPIGGGIRSLNVALRQIFDLYSCVRPCKYYSGTPSPHKNPQNLDVIVYRENTEDIYMGIEWEAEDNNCLELINHLNNVVIPKSKNLKNRSIPDGSGIGIKPVSKSGSQRHIRKAIEHAKRLSGDKRHVTLVHKGNIMKYTEGAFRDWGYELAVNEFREDCITERESWILDNIQKNPEITIENNARKIEPGFDKLTNNKKAFICEEIKEVIASISNSHGDGKWKELILVDDRIADSIFQQIQTRPQEYSILATLNLNGDYVSDAAAAIVGGLGMAPGANIGDNAAIFEATHGTAPKHAGLNKINPGSVILSGVMMLEYFGWDEAANLITNGLSKAIEQKKVTYDLARLMEPKVEPLSCSSFAEEIISNF; encoded by the coding sequence ATGCCAAAATTTGAAAAATTAACTTTACCTAATGAAGGCGAAATAATAACTTTTAATCAAGGCAAACCTAATGTTCCTAATAATCCAATTGTCCCATTTATTCGGGGTGATGGTACTGGAGTTGATATTTGGCCTGCAACTCAAATCGTTCTTGATTCAGCTATTAAAAAAAGCTACAAAGATGAAAGAAAAATTAATTGGTTTAAAGTCTATGCAGGCGATGAAGCTTGTGAACTTTATGGAACATATAACTATCTCCCTCAAGATACTATTGAAGCAATCAAACACTTTGGTGTAGCCATCAAAGGGCCTTTAACGACTCCCATCGGAGGAGGTATTAGATCTCTTAATGTTGCATTAAGGCAAATATTTGATTTATATAGCTGTGTTAGGCCATGTAAATATTATTCAGGAACTCCAAGCCCTCACAAAAATCCTCAAAATTTAGACGTTATTGTTTATAGAGAAAATACTGAGGATATCTACATGGGAATTGAATGGGAAGCGGAGGATAATAATTGTCTTGAATTAATTAATCACTTAAATAACGTTGTAATACCAAAAAGTAAAAATTTAAAAAATAGATCTATACCCGACGGATCAGGTATTGGAATAAAACCAGTGAGTAAATCTGGTAGCCAAAGGCATATTAGAAAAGCTATTGAACATGCCAAAAGATTATCAGGAGATAAAAGGCATGTGACTCTTGTACATAAAGGGAATATTATGAAATATACAGAAGGTGCATTTAGAGATTGGGGATATGAATTAGCAGTAAATGAATTTAGAGAAGATTGCATTACAGAAAGAGAAAGCTGGATTTTAGATAATATTCAGAAAAATCCAGAAATTACAATTGAAAATAATGCTCGAAAAATTGAACCGGGTTTTGACAAGCTTACAAATAATAAAAAAGCATTCATTTGCGAAGAAATTAAAGAAGTTATTGCATCAATATCAAATTCTCACGGAGATGGAAAATGGAAAGAACTTATTCTTGTTGATGATCGGATAGCTGATAGTATATTTCAACAAATTCAAACTAGACCTCAAGAATATTCAATTCTTGCAACCTTAAATCTCAATGGAGACTATGTTTCTGATGCAGCTGCAGCAATTGTTGGTGGCCTAGGTATGGCTCCTGGTGCAAATATTGGAGATAATGCAGCAATTTTCGAAGCTACGCACGGTACTGCGCCAAAACATGCAGGTTTAAATAAGATTAATCCAGGCTCAGTGATTCTTAGTGGTGTAATGATGCTTGAATATTTTGGTTGGGATGAGGCAGCTAACTTAATTACTAATGGTTTAAGTAAGGCAATAGAGCAAAAAAAAGTCACCTATGATCTAGCACGCTTAATGGAACCAAAAGTAGAGCCCTTATCCTGCAGCAGTTTTGCTGAAGAAATTATCTCAAATTTCTAA
- the purM gene encoding phosphoribosylformylglycinamidine cyclo-ligase: protein MDYKTSGVDIEAGREFVSEIKQAVEATHTSNVIEGIGGFGGLFRIPIDSFKKPVLVSGTDGVGTKLELAQSKNFHFEVGIDLVAMCMNDIITSGARPLFFLDYIATGKLDKKQLLRVVQGISHGCGENNCSLLGGETAEMPGFYSKNKYDLAGFCVGIVDEDKLINGKKVSENDLIIALKSNGVHSNGFSLVRKIIQNNNQIDKEFEKVSHLNFYDELLKPTKIYNNVINQMLSEDIEIKAMSHITGGGIPENLPRCIPSDFIPYINTSSWQIPTLFKFLKEKGSIPERDFWNTFNLGVGFCLIIDKQFKDAILSICKDYGIDSWEIGKIVRKNDSTISKFLPEILT from the coding sequence ATGGATTACAAAACATCAGGTGTTGATATAGAAGCTGGGCGAGAATTTGTTTCCGAAATTAAACAGGCAGTTGAAGCAACTCATACATCTAATGTGATTGAGGGTATTGGCGGGTTCGGAGGTTTGTTTAGAATTCCTATCGATAGTTTTAAAAAACCAGTTCTTGTTTCAGGGACTGATGGTGTTGGAACAAAATTAGAATTAGCTCAAAGTAAAAACTTTCACTTTGAGGTTGGCATTGATTTAGTTGCTATGTGCATGAACGATATTATTACTAGTGGTGCAAGACCTTTATTTTTTCTAGATTATATTGCTACAGGTAAGCTTGATAAGAAACAATTATTGAGGGTTGTTCAGGGAATTTCACATGGATGCGGAGAAAATAACTGTTCATTACTTGGCGGAGAAACTGCTGAAATGCCTGGATTTTATTCAAAAAATAAGTATGATCTTGCAGGATTTTGTGTTGGAATAGTTGATGAGGATAAGCTTATTAATGGTAAAAAAGTCTCTGAAAATGACTTAATAATTGCTTTAAAAAGTAATGGAGTTCATAGTAACGGCTTTAGTTTAGTAAGAAAAATTATTCAAAACAATAATCAAATAGATAAAGAATTTGAAAAAGTTTCTCACTTAAATTTTTATGATGAGTTATTAAAACCTACAAAAATTTACAATAATGTGATTAACCAAATGTTATCTGAAGATATTGAAATTAAAGCAATGTCTCATATAACTGGAGGAGGAATTCCAGAAAATTTACCAAGATGTATTCCTTCTGATTTTATTCCTTATATCAATACCAGTTCTTGGCAAATACCTACTTTATTTAAATTCTTAAAAGAGAAAGGATCTATTCCTGAAAGAGATTTTTGGAATACTTTTAATCTTGGAGTTGGATTTTGTTTAATTATTGATAAACAATTTAAGGACGCGATATTAAGTATCTGCAAAGATTATGGTATAGATAGTTGGGAAATTGGAAAGATAGTTCGAAAAAATGATTCAACAATTAGTAAATTTTTACCAGAAATTTTAACTTAA
- a CDS encoding 15,16-dihydrobiliverdin:ferredoxin oxidoreductase encodes MFDSLVDFLKTNIDELNGHEVQISGEFKEHHNEDSKYIIKNWLFSSSEYRKWRITRLDGGKKLQVFNTVAYPNFNSEMPILGADILWFGNSQKLLAILDYQPLIQENKYLEKYCSSLGSIKKKYSAFDNNKMKNIYDSKKYFSPWVIICRGNKLNLDRDLNNIFHSFVKNYLNINKSNPVNQFLNAEEIKINQIKYDKYSFEKDPADKLFKSFFGEKWTKKFINKFLFTLNNEIIH; translated from the coding sequence ATGTTTGATTCATTAGTTGATTTCCTTAAAACCAATATTGATGAATTAAATGGACATGAAGTACAAATATCTGGTGAATTTAAAGAACATCATAATGAAGACTCAAAATATATTATTAAAAATTGGCTTTTTTCATCTTCCGAATATAGAAAGTGGCGTATAACAAGATTAGATGGTGGCAAAAAACTGCAAGTGTTTAATACGGTCGCATATCCTAATTTTAATAGTGAAATGCCTATTTTAGGAGCTGATATTTTATGGTTTGGAAATTCTCAAAAGTTATTAGCAATACTTGATTATCAACCTTTAATTCAAGAAAACAAATATCTTGAAAAATATTGTTCAAGTTTAGGTAGTATTAAGAAAAAATATTCTGCATTTGATAATAATAAAATGAAGAATATATATGATTCAAAAAAGTATTTTTCCCCATGGGTGATTATATGTAGAGGAAATAAATTAAATCTTGATAGAGATTTAAATAATATATTCCATTCATTTGTAAAAAATTATTTGAACATTAATAAATCGAATCCTGTTAATCAATTTTTAAATGCAGAAGAAATAAAGATTAATCAAATTAAATATGATAAGTATAGTTTTGAAAAAGACCCTGCAGATAAATTGTTTAAATCTTTTTTTGGAGAAAAATGGACAAAAAAATTTATCAATAAATTTCTTTTTACATTAAATAATGAGATTATTCATTGA